Genomic window (Desulfobulbaceae bacterium):
TTGCCGGGGTGATGACTGTGCTTTCGGTATTGACGGGTGTTGGCGGTGTGGTGTTGGTGTTGATTGAGATCGGCCAATGGATACATCCTTTGGCCGGAGACGCAGTCCGTCTTTATTTTATGTATGCCTCGTTTGCCGCCCGGGACTTGGCCTGTCACAGTCAGCAGGTGCACGCGGCCCTAGCTGATGGAGACCTCCCTTTGGCTAGACAAAGGGTGGCGATGATAGTCGGCCGGGAAACAGTGTCCCTTGATGAGGTTGGGGTGAGTCGGGCCTGTGTTGAGTCGGTGGCGGAAAATATCGTGGACGGAGTGACCGCCCCCTTGCTGTGGGCCGCTGTTGCCGGGCCTGTTGGCGCCATGGCATATAAGGCCGTCAATACCATGGACTCCATGTTTGGCTACAAAAATGAACGATATTGTCAATTTGGTTGGGCGCCTGCCCGGCTGGATGATCTGGCCAACTTTCTCCCTGCCCGTCTTACCGCTCTCATGGTTGTCTTTGCTTCTGCTTTTCTTGGATATGCTCCTCGCCTTTCGTATCATATCTGGCGGCGTGACCGCCGCAATCACTCAAGTCCCAACTCTGCCCATACCGAGGCCGCTGTGGCCGGCGCCTTAGGTATTCAATTGGGTGGTCCCTCCGTGTACTTCGGGGCAGTAGTTGATAAACCTACTATTGGTGATCCGCATACTCCCCTCACTGCCCGGCACATTGTGGCGGTCAATCGTCTGATGCTGGCAACGGCGGTGATTACGGTCTTATTGGTGGTGTTGGCGCATGGGAGTTTTTGGGTGGCAATGGGTTAGTAAAATTGATGGCTAAGCAAAAAGGCCGATCTACTGCGTTGCAGCGCACTTTTGCTTAGCCATTCCGTGACTTTTTGCGAGACCATCAAAATTATTTGAGTCCAAGTTTGCCAGCGGTTAGCAGCTAGTAGCTGGTGTTATACCGCACGGAGGTTGGGGAGTTGAGCCTGAACTGGACGGCCATGGGCGTCCAGGTAGACGTTACATTTCTTGCAGTTGGTCATTTTCTCGTGGTAGGACCCCTGCTCTTGGCCTCCGCAGAGGGTGGCGGTCACCATCCAGCACTGCCCTCCGTGCTCAGGGTAGGCGGGACATGAGTTTCTGCGGTCGGTGGGGCAGTTTTTGATCTCCCAGCAGGTGACGTCATTTTTGGCGGCGCTGGTCAGGGTTACCTGGTCTTTGCCGTAGACCATGGCTACCAGGTCGGCAACCATGATTCCCATCTCCTCAGCCTGATCGGTAAGCTGTTCTGCGGCCTCGGCGGTTGTTTGTGCGGCTCTTTGGACGCTGACAGTGATTTGCTCTAGTTCCTGGCTGGACTTGCTGATTTCGACCAGCCCATTGGCCTGCTGGTGGGTGGCCTCGGTGATGGCTGAGGTCTTCTCCCCAATGCCGGTGGCAGAGGAGACGATGTGGTCGAAGTCGGTGTTTACCTGTTTCAAGGCTTCGGCGCTTGCGGTTACCCGGCTGATGGTGTCGTCCAGCAGTTGTTGGGTGGTCCGGGCGGCCTCGGCAGTCCGGTTTGCTAGATTTTTGACCTCATCGGCAACCACCGCAAAACCAGCCCCGGCTTCGCCGGCGCGAG
Coding sequences:
- the cobD gene encoding cobalamin biosynthesis protein CobD codes for the protein MPFSLLLGVAFVLDLVLGDPRWLPHPVRAIGWLARVCEGLWRRLVSGQRLAGVMTVLSVLTGVGGVVLVLIEIGQWIHPLAGDAVRLYFMYASFAARDLACHSQQVHAALADGDLPLARQRVAMIVGRETVSLDEVGVSRACVESVAENIVDGVTAPLLWAAVAGPVGAMAYKAVNTMDSMFGYKNERYCQFGWAPARLDDLANFLPARLTALMVVFASAFLGYAPRLSYHIWRRDRRNHSSPNSAHTEAAVAGALGIQLGGPSVYFGAVVDKPTIGDPHTPLTARHIVAVNRLMLATAVITVLLVVLAHGSFWVAMG